From the Nerophis lumbriciformis linkage group LG05, RoL_Nlum_v2.1, whole genome shotgun sequence genome, the window GTTAAAAATAAAAGAAGCAAATCTGAAAGTGCTAATGAGTGAGTTGATGTTTTGCAGTCTGTGTGTCTCCGTGACGACTGTCTGTTTGACCACAAACTGCTGGAGAACAACCGGGACGTGTTCTACTCCAGTCGGACCGGCATCTTGTTCAACCTGGAAGGTTCCCGCCAGGTGTTCTCTGCGGGCCTCAACCTGCCGCAGACCTCGCTCTTCCTGCCCAAGAAGAGCACCGTGCCTCTGGAGCGCCTCCTGCTGCACAGGGAGAAGAGGAACCGCCTGCCGGACGTCGCCGAGGCCTCGGACTCCAGGGCCGAGCCGGAGCAAGAGGCGGAGGTCGGGGATGAAGGGAGGAACGCGTCCTGGGAGATCCTTCCAGACCCCCCGGCACCACACGACCCCTGGAGCGTTCACTCTGCTAACCCCGCCAGCCCCAGGAGCACCGGAACAGTGGGATGACCTTTGACCTGTGAGTGTCTCCTTTTGTCCTCACAAGTCCAAACTTTTATGAGCGACTTGACTCGGTGGACCCGTTTTTGCACACTTCATGTACATTTAGGATAAATATGACGCTTATTCAGAAGAAATACTTGATCAAAGGCTTGAGATGATTGTACATTTTCAGGCAACATTGGGCACACCTGCAACACAATAACTATATTCACTCAATATTTGACCACTTATTTTTAACAACAAAAGACTGCCGCGTAAATTCATACGTCAACATTTAAATCCCAGTTGTTTTggagcaggtgtgcctaatgaaaagTCACAAAGAAGTGATGTAAATATTAATTTGTACACTGAAAAGTTtttgtagattttactgtaaaaaagtggcagctcagtcaccagaatttactGTAAAACCAGAACTggcacagtttttccatttacagtaatgcactgtaaaaacggttGTAGATTTCACAGTTAAGAAAAATGTCATTTAcccaccatacattttacagtaaaattatgatgACTGAGCTgacaatttttactgtaaaatcgatttttttttatttttttttgtataaaagtgTAATGCTTTGTATACTTTTTCTAGCGCTTCGAAACACAAAGAACACAACGGAAACATTTGCCATTCAATGaagagtatttatttatttagatacATTCTTTATTTATGctatttatacatacagtataatgaATGAGTGTTGGAGCAAAAATAAACccagaaaggtaaaaaaaaacaaaaaaacctgctGTGTTCAAGTGAATATTCTTCAGATGCATGTACACACAGCAGTATTGTAGTACTTGCCATGTAGGTACTAGTGAGTACTCCTTGTAATACTCACACCTGAAGTGTGATGTGGGTAATTGTGGAGATGTGTTATATACAGTTAAAGTGTACAGTACAATAAGGTCATCAACCAAAGTATGGCAAGTCCCTTCCTTCCTCTCGCCTACCTCCTTCATGCCTAAACACTTCCTGATTTACGACATCCCTCGTCCCTGTGATGAGCACCATCTCTCCACCACacgctacacacaaaaaaaaaaaacctaattatgTCTCTTAGACAACATTTGAACTAGaaccttgttttttttatcacattgtttgagcaaaacaaaagttaaaggggaacttcacttttgtGCAAGTTTGCCTGTAGGACATACTGTGTGTTTctgttttttgcattctaaattgtaaagacactttagcaaaagtcagctaacaatgcacCCAATAAGAGTCGCTCTCTTCAGTCTATAAAGTgctttaaacaaaaaacaaacatccaaAGGCCTCCATcgtcgttttatatacacacgtaCAGTACTGTAGTAACAGCACCTTCATATTACCTagtcatatttacgtattttgctcattttaagcatacggcggtgtATTAATTTCATAGACGCATCACATTAGGTTTTCCTTTTTAACAAACACTAAGCTTCATGTCGCtatattgctaagtgctgaacaagatgtacaaactacaaacaatcacttactgtacaatgtctgctcttactgggaTGCCGACTCATGGGATGTTTAtctcttcccgtttagatgaatgaTTAGTCATAATCTTTacataggtttaaaaaaaaaaggtgccgcaaacaagcgtcttttcttgtctttctcgccatctctgggtataagttggatgtcaaagttgaccaacttctcggtttatgtccacatccttctagcatccaggtgagaggcatgatttataatctagaattaactttcaccaatcaGAGGCGATACAGCAGCTCgccggctcagtatgtcaatatagcaccacaaactagttagctctctgtgatcaatgcgccgctaaaaatagaccgtctgcgttagcacttataataacaatatcgctaatacttgtatATTCAGATCAAAACATGTAAAGGGAGTATTTTTTTAGAGGGATTTATGGTTATAATAGTGtagtcccattagctgcattgttagccacctggtGCTTGCCAAATTTTACGACTTAAAATTGTTTGACATAGATTGTAAATGATAAGCAAAAGTCccaaaagaaagtgcagttcccctttaatagtacacaataactaaacacaaGTAAAAACTACAAATACctcttttaaatcctttggtttttgctctCAGTCCAGAGTTTgtaaaacaacagcaaaaaattattttaagaaaataaaaatatcgatcaACCACTcgagtatcgatcatatactgatactgatTTATGGATCAACCTTTCTTCCCTTTACGTAAAGCCTGGCAGTGGCTGCTAAACAGCAACAGAGGAGACCAACAGTTGTTCTATTATGCTCTCTCTGACTCTCATTAAAGCACGTATTCATTTCCTGGTAATATCTGCTTAGTTTCTGCTGTGACGCGCTTCCATCTTCACTTCTCAAACTTTATACCAAGCACTTGATTCAAGCCATTAGCTCCGTCCTGCCCGTCCTAGCCTCGTCTtacagtcctccagtgataatactacatTTAAGAAATTCAGTTTATTTGCCGCGATAGAGGATTAATGATTTAGGAGAGCGGCTCCACGCTGTTTATGGACATGAACAGTTAGCTGGGGCATCTTTTTCTTCCGGCCGGCAAACTGAGCATCGAAAATAGGAATGGACTTCATAAAATTTGGACGTTTCTGTGAAAATCCGAATGTAAGCCCCGGTTCTCATCGATGCCCAAACCTAGAGAGTATTTGTCGTGTCTGTGCTCGTTAGTACAAGAAAACAAACATAGGTACAAATAAGTCACCATGAATCAGCTAATTTTTACTTGGAAATtagaaatgaaaaaatatatatgttgatGATAATAAAGACGAGTGAAACATCCAAAGATGTTTTATAGTGACCTTTTGTCTCATGTTTCCTTTTTCTATTTATGTACGCAGTATTGTTCATTATTGTAGTATTAGCACTGTGGTGTACTACTACATGCAAACTACTGCAACAGATGAGGTCATGTTGCATTGATTGCAATGGAGCGAGACAGATCAATAAATAGATGATTGATTATTACCCTGTGAGAATCTGGAACACTTCCTGACGATGCTAGACGTCAGCCGTGAGCATTTCCAGGTGGTCCTTCCTGTTGGCGAAAATGCAGCGAGCGGCGTGTAGGACGGGCCCAGACGAGGACGCACGGAGTGTGAGGACGAAGCGGCTGATGCCCGTGTTTGGACACGGAGACAGCAGCTGAGACGTCTTGTAGGCGGCGGGCAGCGAGCAATTCAGATCATCCAGGAAGTGACGCATCGCCACACGGATGAAGGCGCCGTGGCTAACCACCAGCACGTGGGCAAATGACTCCCCCGTGCCCACCTGCGTCGAGCCGGCGGGAGTGTCCTCTGATGCGGCTGTGGGCGACCCCCAGCCCTGCACATCCTGCATCTTCGCAAAAAGAAGCTtcaggaatttttggaatcgaagCTTCACCTGGAAGGAAGGAGCACGACATCAAAAGAAAAAcatgaaatcaatcaatcagtctgtCTTCTATCTTATTATATTATTAGAATAGcttatagagatgcgcggataggcaattatttcatccgcaaccgcatcagaaagtcgtcaaccatccgcaatgcacccgatctaacatttgatcagaaccgcatccgcccgcacccgcccgttgttatatatctaatatagacgatgcaaggcattagtgaggttataaagcttttgcctgttgaagaaaagagactgatccaatgcagcacagactttcgcgtaccacgctgtcacgacccagacacacaccagtgcgcaatcatatgggagccgcgctgagcgcacctccaagcgcgtctcgctgccggcgacggccgggtatgggcccgacgctccagcgccatccattttcagggctagttgattcggcaggtgggttgttacacactccttagcgggttccaacttccatggccaccgtcctagctgctgtctatatcaaccagggtgagccccacccctttcgtgagcgcactgcgcgcggagtgacccctgttacgcgcccccggcaacagggttggcgggcaggtaagctgcgcgggcggagcgcgcggagtgacccctgttacgagcccccggccacgggggtggcgggcaggtaagctgcttacctgctgcgcgtgacgccggccgcggcgaaggcggacgaggcgtggtgtcggtgcggtgggcgcggtggtgaccctggacgtgcgtcgggcccttctcgcggatcgcctcagctacggctcccggtggggccctctcgggggaaggggtcccggaccccggcgaggggtcccttctccgctccgtaaaagtgtccatctcttcttcttttttttcttctgttgtggcatatgctgcaggtgcctgctcgtttttcgtatgtgggtaacaacatttaactatgtatatatatttccgaattggtttaactgccacccgcctgaatctatttaaaatattttttttttttatttcaaccgcccgacccgacccgcggataaaatctaatttttttttatttcatccgcccgatccgcggactccgcggttgtgcccgcaaaccgcgcctctctaatatatatatatatatacatacatacatatatatatatacatacatatacatatgtatatatatatatatacatacatatatatatatatatacatatatatatatatatatgtatgtatatatatatatatatatatatatatatatatatatatatatatatatatatatgtatgtatatatatatatatgtatgtatatatatatatatgtatgtatatatatatatgtatgtatatatatatatatatatatatgtatgtatatatatgtatgtatgtatgtatgtatatgtatgtatatgtatatatgtatgtatgtatgtatgtatatatatatgtatgtatgtatgtatgtgtatgtatatatatatatatatatatatttatgtatgtatatatgtgtatatatatatatatacatacatatatacatatatatatatatatatatatatatatatacatatacatatatatatacatatatatgtcttaataaggttatccaaaaaatagtgctcgataccgtagtagagcgcaatatatgtatgtgtgggaaaaaaaatcacaagactacttcatctctacaggcctgtttcatgagggggttccctcaatcatcaggagattttttttttctcctgatgattgagggaaccccctcatgaaacaggcctgtagagatgaagtagtcttgtgattttttttcccacacatacatatatatacatatatatatatatatatatacacacatatatagacatatatatatacacacatatatagacatatatatatacacacatatatatatatatatatatatacatatatatatatatatatatacatacatatatatatatatacatacatatatacatatttatatatacatgcatatatacatatatatatatatacatacatatatatatatatacacatatatatatatacatatacatatacatatatatatacatatatatgtgacgTGACaaatcattagagacaacaatcttagcgTCATCGGTCTCAGCGACACTTAGTTAAGCCCAGATGAATGCATCTCCTACATGCTCACATATCATTTATAAAATATATTCATAGAATATATTCATAGAATGGCAATTTTCCACCAATCAGAAACCTCTCTCAGCTGCAAAGCCACGCCCACATATATGCCGCTCATGTCTATATATTTCATACTGCGGAAGAAGGAAACATGAaagatgataaatgactaataatgccgattAAGTTGCTAATTGTACAAATTTTGGCTCAAAACGTGTGAAGGTACATGGTGTGTTGAATAAAGACATAGTtggaaaattgttgaaattaatctgttctaaaaaaaaattcttaaacgTGAGATAAACAATGACACCAACACCCAACATAGCTAAGCGGTTAAAAGCATTGGCTTCCATAAaggggtaatgggttccattcccAGTCAGATCGTTAGGTAACTTAAAAATCTCCCAAGTTTTGTTTCACCTCCATCGTAGTTTATCAAGACAGGTCCTCGGTTACATTTGTCATTGGGGCCTGGAATCTTCCCTCAGGAAGACCAAGGATAGATCAGTGGTTCACACTTGGCCACCAACAAgaggtactgggttcaaatcctggTCTGGTACCTAGGTAACATACAGAGCTCCAATGTGTTGTTTCACCTATATCGTACTTTAACTGACAGGGCTCCTCAATTATATTTGTCATTGGGGCCCGGAATCTTCACATAAGAGTTACTGTGTTTCACCTCCGTCATAGTTCgctgattgcatttgtatgtgAGCAAAAATCTTGTCTCAACAAGAccgaggatagctcaatggttaagactgctgcctctcagTCAGTACTAcggagttcaaatccataacttggaagaataAGCTTTCTGTTTCACCTCTATCGTAGTttaatgattgcatttgtatttGAGCCAAAATCAGACAGGGGtacccagaggtgtggactcgagtcacatgacttggactcgagtcagactcgagtcatgaatttgatgactttagactcgacttgacaaaatgtaaaaagacttgcaactcgacttagactttaacatcaatgacttgtgacttcacttggacttgagccttttgaattgacatgacttgacatgacttgctactttccccaaaacccaaagatgaaaaagttattcgggagcgctccgtatttttcattgtgtacttgtctatcagcgttgcgtgtgtcagctggtgtgcgctcagtacaacagccaatcaaattagatctactttgttttcatcacacagcattcatccaatcaaattgcaggacaaccaacgaagaagacatgtccaaaccacacgccagtgaacaaaaaatgatacttaaaataattttgtttgggtataaaaattacgaggtggtcaacacaaaacggtttgcagtatgcaacacatgcggttcgaaaattactgatggagaggcaacaacttccaacttcgtccggcatttgaagttgcacaaagaacggtaagttttgaatgtaagataacgtttattggctaagtaacgtgacttttatttgctgt encodes:
- the fgf23 gene encoding fibroblast growth factor 23, whose protein sequence is MEEHRTPAAWTTTLAPWMLVSLALVQVAAPNPSPLVGSNWGSPRRYVHLQTSTELSNFYLEIKLDGSVRKAPSRGPYSVVTLKADTRERLAILGVKSSRYLCMDLDGTPFTSSVCLRDDCLFDHKLLENNRDVFYSSRTGILFNLEGSRQVFSAGLNLPQTSLFLPKKSTVPLERLLLHREKRNRLPDVAEASDSRAEPEQEAEVGDEGRNASWEILPDPPAPHDPWSVHSANPASPRSTGTVG
- the tigarb gene encoding fructose-2,6-bisphosphatase TIGAR B, translating into MFTFSLTFIRHGETQYNKDKLLQGQGVDTELSDTGVQQAEAVGRYLADVPFNQVFASNLQRAVQTATLIMAHNTCSPGVEMQQEPLLRERGFGVAEGRPKEDMKNMANAAGRSCQDYTPPGGETLEQVKLRFQKFLKLLFAKMQDVQGWGSPTAASEDTPAGSTQVGTGESFAHVLVVSHGAFIRVAMRHFLDDLNCSLPAAYKTSQLLSPCPNTGISRFVLTLRASSSGPVLHAARCIFANRKDHLEMLTADV